The Streptomyces sp. NBC_01255 genome window below encodes:
- a CDS encoding FABP family protein: protein MIEIPSDLNPDLVPLAFLLGTWEGAGVSDFPGAEKCNFGQSVTFSHDGRDFLEYHSHSWVLDKDGNKVRPLESESGYWRIDKDRKVEIVMVRDEGIVEIWYGELADQKPQIDLATDAVARTAASGPYSGGKRLYGYVKSDLMWVGEKATPEVPLRPYMSAHLKKVVTPEEVAEMARNLGDLPDDGIAFFR, encoded by the coding sequence ATGATCGAGATCCCGTCCGACCTCAATCCGGACCTCGTCCCCCTCGCGTTCCTGCTCGGTACGTGGGAGGGCGCGGGCGTCTCCGACTTCCCCGGCGCCGAGAAGTGCAACTTCGGCCAGTCCGTGACGTTCAGCCACGACGGCCGGGACTTCCTCGAGTACCACTCGCACTCCTGGGTTCTCGACAAAGACGGCAACAAGGTCCGTCCGCTGGAGAGCGAGAGCGGCTACTGGCGCATCGACAAGGACCGCAAGGTCGAGATCGTCATGGTCCGCGACGAGGGCATCGTCGAGATCTGGTACGGCGAGCTCGCCGACCAGAAGCCGCAGATCGACCTCGCGACGGACGCCGTCGCCCGGACTGCGGCCTCGGGCCCGTACAGCGGTGGCAAGCGCCTCTACGGCTACGTGAAGAGCGACCTCATGTGGGTCGGCGAGAAGGCGACCCCCGAGGTCCCGCTCCGCCCCTACATGTCGGCGCACCTGAAGAAGGTCGTGACGCCCGAGGAGGTCGCGGAGATGGCCCGCAACCTCGGCGACCTGCCGGACGACGGCATCGCCTTCTTCCGGTAA